A region of Hydrogenimonas cancrithermarum DNA encodes the following proteins:
- a CDS encoding CBS domain-containing protein encodes MISLKTIARCDGFSLDSTASAKDALATMHRNKKGCVVLLKEQIPVGILTESHIVRMLDNELPLETPAIDICVKKVISANENRPIDFAFEFLSKNQIRRIVLTDGANRFSGIVLQEDLFDYLDKDVYKIDLKLSDILKSGQHVTMLGRDETVRRALALMRRLRIGSIIVGDKNRPEGIVTEKDILELAYKEGNPDDSLQKHMSAPLFTAKPETAVTSIIDVMKRKGFRRVVVTDRDGQCIGILTDRDILKQIRGNYTKILQSKIRHAQEIMDMLPEAIVEVFDADGHQVIHWMNKKAAALFGEELIDKEIDRLFAPSQWDSIYHELRSGSMVVEKKMIIGKRTFEISSSASENYTNRYIKLIFNDVTSHETAKQNLQARIDEEMNKRLEHEYLLMQQSKLATMGEMIGHIAHQWRQPLAQIGGIFMNLDAAASFGELSPEYLQKKIRRGNTLLKYMSQTIEDFRRFFEPGKEKERFDLHAHIQNAIHIIQASLTYHHIKIEYTPPKNSVFILGYPGEFSQVILNLIGNAKDVLVDRNVEEPTIWIDVHRRGEKISIHIMDNGGGIEEKNLPNIFNPYFTTKKHKDGTGLGLYISKLIIESKIGGKIYALNGDGGAEFVIEIDSEPYPVSVIAR; translated from the coding sequence ATGATCAGCCTCAAAACTATCGCCAGGTGCGACGGATTTTCTCTCGACTCGACCGCTTCGGCAAAAGATGCACTCGCCACGATGCACCGGAACAAGAAAGGGTGTGTCGTGCTGCTGAAAGAGCAGATACCCGTCGGCATCCTCACCGAAAGCCATATCGTCAGGATGCTCGACAATGAGCTTCCCCTCGAAACCCCCGCCATCGATATCTGCGTCAAAAAGGTCATCAGCGCCAACGAAAACAGGCCGATCGACTTCGCGTTCGAGTTTTTGAGCAAAAACCAGATCCGCCGTATCGTCCTGACCGACGGTGCCAATCGCTTTTCCGGTATCGTCCTGCAGGAGGATCTTTTCGACTACCTCGACAAGGATGTCTATAAAATCGATCTGAAGCTCTCCGACATCCTCAAAAGCGGCCAGCATGTGACGATGCTCGGAAGAGACGAGACCGTCCGCAGGGCACTCGCCCTGATGAGACGGCTGCGCATAGGTTCGATCATCGTCGGCGACAAAAACCGCCCCGAAGGGATCGTAACGGAAAAAGATATCCTCGAACTCGCCTACAAAGAGGGCAACCCCGACGATTCGCTGCAAAAACATATGTCCGCACCGCTCTTTACAGCCAAACCGGAAACGGCCGTCACCTCCATCATCGATGTCATGAAAAGAAAAGGGTTCAGGCGGGTCGTCGTGACAGACAGGGACGGACAATGCATCGGCATTCTTACCGACCGTGACATTCTCAAGCAGATACGGGGCAACTATACGAAAATTTTGCAAAGCAAAATCCGCCATGCCCAGGAGATCATGGATATGCTTCCCGAAGCGATCGTGGAAGTTTTCGATGCCGACGGCCATCAGGTCATCCACTGGATGAACAAGAAAGCGGCCGCGCTCTTCGGCGAGGAGCTGATCGACAAAGAGATAGACCGCCTCTTCGCCCCTTCCCAGTGGGATTCGATCTACCATGAACTCAGGAGCGGCTCCATGGTCGTCGAAAAGAAAATGATCATCGGAAAACGTACCTTCGAAATCTCTTCCAGTGCGTCGGAAAACTACACCAACCGCTATATCAAACTGATCTTCAACGACGTAACCAGCCACGAAACGGCAAAACAGAATCTTCAGGCACGTATCGACGAAGAGATGAACAAACGTCTCGAACACGAATATCTGCTGATGCAGCAGTCCAAACTGGCGACGATGGGAGAGATGATCGGCCATATCGCCCATCAGTGGCGACAACCTCTGGCACAGATTGGCGGCATTTTCATGAATCTCGATGCCGCGGCCTCTTTCGGCGAGCTCAGTCCCGAGTATCTGCAGAAAAAGATCCGCAGAGGCAATACCCTGCTCAAATACATGTCACAAACCATCGAGGATTTCCGCCGATTTTTCGAACCGGGGAAAGAGAAAGAGCGATTCGACCTGCATGCCCACATTCAAAACGCGATTCATATCATCCAGGCATCCCTGACATATCATCATATAAAAATAGAGTATACGCCGCCGAAAAATTCCGTTTTCATTCTGGGGTACCCGGGCGAGTTTTCACAGGTCATACTCAACCTCATCGGCAACGCCAAAGACGTCCTGGTCGACCGTAACGTCGAAGAGCCGACGATCTGGATAGATGTACATCGCAGGGGGGAGAAAATCTCCATTCACATTATGGACAATGGCGGGGGCATCGAAGAGAAAAATCTTCCAAACATTTTCAACCCCTACTTTACGACCAAAAAACACAAAGACGGGACAGGCCTCGGGCTCTATATCTCGAAACTTATCATCGAAAGTAAAATCGGAGGGAAAATCTATGCGCTCAACGGCGACGGAGGTGCCGAATTCGTTATCGAGATAGATTCCGAACCGTACCCGGTAAGCGTCATCGCTCGTTGA
- a CDS encoding GGDEF domain-containing protein encodes MDQAIVKAASQECKSAIDTLEIVTPSIYASIFSEIAKKYGIDPKTLTEVAERSLVMQIEKLLDLNKKSSEQVTHLDKASKKALDAMQAHDETLLRESISETEALRQEIERLKESVYTDSLTKTWNRKWVDANLLDENGHFKKACILAIVDLNYFKQINDTLGHIAGDKVLKYISSHLKSLGIPVVRYGGDEFLLLFDTEESAEKAEKRMHLCRELLLKKTLKFNGHSFKTSFSYGIHACKEGESFSDALEAADKQMYDDKEAIKKRVSAPFS; translated from the coding sequence ATGGATCAAGCCATCGTCAAAGCGGCGTCTCAAGAGTGCAAATCGGCCATCGATACTCTTGAAATCGTGACACCGTCCATCTACGCGTCGATATTTTCAGAAATCGCGAAAAAATATGGAATCGATCCCAAAACACTGACGGAAGTCGCGGAACGGTCACTTGTCATGCAGATCGAAAAACTTCTCGATCTGAACAAAAAAAGCAGCGAACAGGTCACGCATCTGGACAAAGCGTCGAAAAAGGCACTCGATGCGATGCAAGCACACGATGAGACCCTCCTGCGGGAGAGCATCAGCGAAACCGAAGCGCTCAGGCAGGAGATCGAACGGCTCAAAGAGAGTGTCTACACCGACTCTCTGACCAAAACATGGAACAGAAAATGGGTCGATGCCAACCTCCTCGACGAAAACGGCCACTTTAAAAAAGCGTGCATCCTCGCCATCGTCGACCTCAACTATTTCAAACAGATCAACGACACCCTCGGGCATATCGCCGGGGACAAGGTTCTAAAATACATCAGCTCCCATCTGAAATCACTCGGCATACCCGTCGTGCGTTACGGCGGAGACGAGTTTCTGCTCCTCTTCGACACGGAAGAGAGTGCCGAAAAAGCGGAAAAGAGAATGCACCTATGCCGGGAACTTCTACTGAAAAAGACATTGAAATTCAACGGACATTCGTTCAAAACCAGCTTCTCCTACGGAATCCACGCCTGCAAAGAAGGCGAATCTTTTTCCGATGCACTCGAAGCCGCAGATAAACAGATGTACGACGACAAAGAGGCGATTAAAAAGAGAGTTTCGGCACCGTTTTCGTAA
- the cas4 gene encoding CRISPR-associated protein Cas4, with protein MYDPDLITGTTVQYYVTCKREAWLFAHRISADQNDENILMGRALAEIKEEKQLEDFAFSNLKFDKIGKERGHYVVTEYKKSFRNPEGAKMQLLFYMYLLKKNLKLRKIDGKVISGKKVLFVEGNEENMRMMEALLEEMSRFLDEPRPPKPEKIAFCAKCGYRNYCY; from the coding sequence ATGTATGACCCCGATCTCATCACCGGTACGACGGTGCAGTATTACGTTACCTGCAAGAGAGAGGCATGGCTCTTCGCCCACAGAATTTCAGCGGACCAAAACGATGAAAATATCCTTATGGGGCGGGCACTTGCGGAGATCAAGGAGGAAAAACAGCTTGAGGATTTCGCCTTTTCCAACCTCAAGTTCGACAAAATTGGCAAAGAACGGGGTCATTACGTAGTCACGGAATACAAAAAAAGCTTTAGAAATCCGGAAGGTGCGAAGATGCAGCTGCTCTTTTACATGTACCTGCTCAAAAAGAATCTTAAACTCAGGAAAATCGACGGTAAGGTCATCAGTGGCAAAAAGGTGCTTTTCGTCGAAGGAAATGAGGAAAATATGCGGATGATGGAGGCGTTACTTGAAGAGATGAGCCGGTTTTTGGATGAGCCAAGGCCACCCAAGCCTGAAAAGATCGCCTTTTGCGCCAAATGCGGATACCGTAACTACTGTTATTGA
- a CDS encoding Txe/YoeB family addiction module toxin: MIVAFSDIAWEDYLHWQQTNKKVLKRINLLIKDITRNPQDNHGLGKPEMLKGNLAGYFSRRITDEHRLVYKVDGDCLIVAQCRFHYV, from the coding sequence GTGATTGTAGCGTTTTCCGACATTGCCTGGGAAGATTATCTCCATTGGCAGCAGACCAATAAAAAAGTGCTCAAACGGATCAACCTGCTCATTAAAGATATCACGCGCAATCCTCAAGACAATCATGGGCTTGGCAAACCGGAGATGCTCAAAGGTAATCTAGCCGGTTACTTTTCCCGGCGAATTACCGACGAGCATCGGCTGGTTTACAAGGTAGACGGTGATTGTCTGATCGTCGCCCAATGCAGATTTCATTATGTATGA
- the bcp gene encoding thioredoxin-dependent thiol peroxidase produces MVEVGEKAPEFCLPNQDNVEICLRDLKGKWVILYFYPKDLTPGCTTEACEFTEAMPQFEELDGVILGVSPDSPERHRKFIEKKGLAITLLSDENKEVLKAYGAWGLKKLYGKEYEGVIRSTFIIDPEGNVAAVWPKVRVKGHVEAVKEKLQELKTKNQK; encoded by the coding sequence ATGGTCGAAGTGGGAGAAAAAGCACCGGAGTTTTGCCTTCCAAATCAAGATAACGTCGAAATCTGCCTGCGCGATCTCAAAGGAAAATGGGTCATTCTCTATTTCTACCCCAAAGATCTCACGCCCGGATGCACGACGGAAGCGTGCGAGTTTACCGAAGCGATGCCCCAATTCGAGGAGCTGGATGGCGTCATTTTGGGTGTGAGCCCCGATTCGCCCGAGAGGCACCGCAAGTTCATCGAGAAAAAAGGCCTCGCGATCACGCTCCTGAGCGACGAGAACAAAGAGGTGCTCAAAGCTTATGGTGCATGGGGACTCAAAAAACTCTATGGCAAAGAGTATGAAGGGGTGATACGTTCCACATTCATCATCGATCCGGAGGGCAACGTCGCGGCTGTCTGGCCCAAAGTACGGGTCAAAGGACACGTGGAAGCGGTGAAAGAGAAATTACAAGAGTTAAAAACTAAAAACCAAAAGTGA
- the cas3 gene encoding CRISPR-associated helicase Cas3': protein MELSEILSHPGKRLIDHIGRIEAFDGDRLFILAAKFHDLGKCTESFQCYIRNKSDSADPHAGVSALAFLLANADRLSSKELLMISDAIFSHHTPLKSRKKLAETLSVQMGWSWNLWQRQYAELLANEEVERWWNLPGMDKELLEDLGFDFDELQMGPEDFIHQKLLYSKLIFADKYEAITSKTFHPPALKCSVEDLEHYKKRKGFDTTSFRSKAAHHIVRNWKEDPQRVVTITAPTGAGKTLASLELALTIAKKEGKKRIIYAIPFTSIIDQTVAIFSEIFSGGITAHHYRVAYPEMDEEGHNDYDRIKYLVESWSHPFIVTTFYQLFFALFSEHNSDNIKFQSLRNSVVVLDEVQAIPFELWKVMQQLFEPLAKILGTVFVLMSATMPIVARNVPELADKKVLFRSKNRYILKWIDLKETDEERKLEELAMEVIDAAGRGRSVLCVVNTIKNAKRLYGRLKENIEEERLYALNSYMLPVDREKTLSALRTKTSNRVEEKVLISTQVVEAGVDLDFDIGFRELAPLSSIIQTAGRINREGLRGQAEVKIFDKLGYEIYDSSLMSATRNHLLIALQECDGIEERQILKLVESFFATLDLTLSDRYEILKAIEKFDFPKIGEALRKIFRLEDDYTDSVVLGVDLREMERRYFELEKEFGRWELKRAKEKMFKSFLPHILNIKKRDITKSGVIFKKSDLFGLLYLEEYQGIYSEKTGFLIEEEQGIEGLFELF, encoded by the coding sequence ATGGAGTTGAGCGAAATTCTTTCACACCCGGGTAAAAGGCTGATCGATCATATCGGCCGGATAGAAGCTTTTGATGGAGATAGGCTCTTTATCTTGGCCGCAAAGTTTCATGATCTAGGAAAGTGTACCGAATCTTTCCAGTGCTACATTCGCAACAAGAGCGATTCGGCGGATCCTCATGCAGGTGTTTCGGCACTGGCCTTTTTATTGGCCAATGCCGATAGACTCTCATCCAAAGAGCTGCTTATGATTTCCGATGCGATCTTTTCGCACCATACGCCGTTAAAAAGTAGAAAAAAGTTGGCTGAAACGCTTTCGGTGCAGATGGGATGGTCCTGGAATCTTTGGCAGCGGCAATATGCCGAGTTGTTGGCGAACGAGGAAGTTGAAAGATGGTGGAACCTTCCCGGAATGGACAAAGAACTGTTGGAAGACTTGGGTTTCGATTTCGACGAGCTGCAGATGGGTCCGGAAGATTTCATCCACCAGAAATTGCTCTATTCAAAACTGATTTTCGCTGATAAATATGAAGCAATCACTTCGAAGACCTTTCATCCTCCTGCTCTGAAGTGTTCGGTCGAAGATCTCGAACACTACAAAAAGAGAAAAGGTTTCGATACAACGTCGTTTCGCTCTAAAGCGGCGCATCATATTGTGAGGAATTGGAAGGAAGACCCCCAACGGGTGGTAACCATCACGGCGCCTACAGGTGCAGGAAAAACACTTGCCTCTTTGGAACTGGCATTGACTATCGCCAAAAAAGAGGGTAAAAAACGTATCATTTACGCTATTCCGTTTACCAGTATCATTGACCAAACTGTCGCGATTTTTTCGGAGATTTTTTCAGGAGGCATCACGGCCCATCATTACAGGGTGGCCTATCCCGAGATGGACGAAGAGGGGCACAACGACTATGACAGGATCAAATATTTGGTAGAGAGCTGGAGCCATCCTTTTATTGTAACCACTTTCTATCAGCTTTTTTTCGCGCTTTTCAGTGAACACAACAGTGACAACATCAAATTTCAAAGTTTGCGAAACAGCGTGGTGGTGCTCGATGAGGTGCAGGCGATTCCATTTGAGTTGTGGAAGGTGATGCAGCAACTTTTCGAGCCTTTGGCAAAGATATTAGGCACAGTTTTTGTGTTGATGAGCGCTACGATGCCGATCGTGGCCAGAAACGTTCCCGAACTGGCGGATAAGAAGGTGCTTTTTCGGAGTAAAAACCGTTACATTCTGAAATGGATCGATCTAAAAGAAACCGATGAGGAACGAAAGCTTGAAGAGCTGGCAATGGAAGTGATCGATGCCGCCGGCAGAGGACGTTCGGTGCTTTGTGTGGTCAATACTATCAAAAATGCCAAACGGTTGTATGGGCGTTTGAAAGAGAATATCGAAGAGGAACGGCTCTATGCACTCAACTCCTATATGTTGCCGGTCGATCGCGAAAAGACTTTGAGTGCATTACGTACAAAAACGTCCAATCGGGTAGAAGAGAAAGTGCTGATCTCCACTCAAGTGGTGGAAGCGGGAGTGGACCTTGATTTCGATATAGGGTTCAGAGAGCTCGCGCCTCTTAGCTCCATTATTCAAACTGCGGGTCGGATCAATCGTGAAGGGTTGCGAGGGCAGGCGGAAGTGAAGATATTCGATAAGTTGGGATATGAGATTTATGACAGTTCTTTGATGAGCGCGACGCGCAATCATCTTTTGATCGCTTTGCAGGAGTGTGACGGGATAGAGGAGCGGCAGATTCTGAAACTGGTAGAGAGCTTTTTTGCCACACTGGATTTGACCCTGTCGGACCGGTACGAAATTTTGAAAGCGATCGAAAAATTTGACTTTCCGAAAATTGGCGAGGCCTTACGGAAAATTTTCCGGCTCGAAGACGACTATACCGATTCAGTGGTGCTCGGCGTCGATCTGCGTGAAATGGAACGGCGATATTTCGAACTTGAAAAAGAGTTTGGGCGATGGGAATTGAAGCGTGCAAAAGAGAAAATGTTCAAATCGTTTCTCCCACATATTCTCAATATCAAGAAGAGAGATATCACAAAAAGTGGTGTGATATTTAAGAAAAGCGATCTGTTTGGACTGCTCTATTTGGAAGAATATCAGGGAATATACAGCGAAAAAACAGGCTTTTTGATTGAAGAGGAGCAGGGAATTGAAGGGTTGTTCGAATTGTTTTGA
- the cas2 gene encoding CRISPR-associated endonuclease Cas2, giving the protein MYVILFYDIADRSMKEKDNSRSIRKAVEKYLPRVQYSVFEGEIRPSDLKKLKAKLKKECEHDLDSIVIYEFDKPSYTRREVIGIDKNEPLFS; this is encoded by the coding sequence ATGTATGTGATTTTATTTTATGACATTGCCGATCGTTCCATGAAGGAAAAAGATAATAGCCGGAGCATTCGGAAAGCGGTCGAGAAGTATCTGCCCAGGGTGCAATATTCGGTTTTCGAAGGGGAGATTCGACCAAGTGATCTCAAAAAGCTCAAAGCGAAGCTAAAAAAAGAGTGCGAACACGATCTTGATTCCATCGTCATATACGAATTCGACAAACCCAGCTATACTCGTAGGGAGGTCATCGGTATCGACAAGAACGAGCCGCTTTTCAGTTAG
- the cas1 gene encoding CRISPR-associated endonuclease Cas1, giving the protein MQKNDRTHFILSPGRLRRRDNNLYFDRYNEDETLVQAKILPINAIDEIYVLARVEIDSYTLAFLADNNILLHFFSPYQSFRGNFYPNTPNSVNKSGFVLLQQVRAFDDPKQRLYIAKAFTEGQIRNGVYNCIRRGVEMEEKPHLEALESARSIGEVMAVEGAFKKEYYQRWNTIVKNQRSFKFTIRTKRPPADKINAMISYVNTRIYNVVLSEIYKTELDPRIGFLHEPNYRALSLHLDVAEIFKPVIGDNLIFTLLNREQITSRSFQVNAGRIRFTNDAIKTIETAMIGKLTEQITIGKQRLTWRQIIRREVNHLKRCICEYDEYRPFYQGKPK; this is encoded by the coding sequence ATGCAAAAAAATGACCGTACTCATTTTATACTGAGTCCCGGGAGGCTTAGACGCCGAGACAATAATCTCTATTTCGACCGTTATAACGAAGATGAGACGTTGGTGCAGGCGAAAATTTTACCCATAAACGCCATCGATGAAATCTATGTACTAGCCAGAGTGGAGATTGACAGTTACACTCTAGCTTTTCTGGCTGACAATAATATCCTGTTGCATTTCTTCAGCCCTTACCAGAGTTTTAGAGGAAACTTCTATCCCAATACCCCGAATAGCGTCAATAAAAGCGGTTTCGTGCTGCTGCAACAGGTACGGGCTTTCGACGATCCGAAACAGCGTCTTTATATTGCCAAAGCCTTCACCGAGGGACAGATACGCAATGGCGTCTACAATTGTATCCGACGTGGGGTGGAGATGGAAGAAAAACCCCATTTGGAAGCGCTGGAAAGTGCCCGAAGCATCGGTGAAGTGATGGCGGTAGAGGGTGCGTTTAAAAAAGAGTACTACCAGCGTTGGAATACTATTGTCAAAAACCAGCGCAGCTTCAAGTTTACCATCCGTACCAAACGCCCACCAGCCGATAAGATTAACGCGATGATATCCTATGTCAACACTCGTATTTACAACGTGGTACTTAGTGAAATCTACAAAACAGAACTCGATCCGCGCATCGGGTTTTTACATGAGCCAAATTATCGGGCTTTGAGCCTTCATCTGGATGTTGCGGAGATCTTCAAACCCGTCATTGGAGACAATCTCATCTTCACCCTGCTCAACCGTGAGCAGATCACCTCCAGATCGTTCCAAGTGAATGCCGGCCGCATCCGTTTTACCAACGACGCCATCAAGACAATCGAAACGGCGATGATCGGCAAACTAACCGAACAGATTACTATTGGTAAGCAGCGGCTCACTTGGAGACAGATAATCCGTCGCGAGGTCAATCACCTTAAACGCTGCATTTGTGAATATGACGAGTATCGTCCTTTTTATCAGGGTAAACCCAAGTAA
- a CDS encoding type II toxin-antitoxin system Phd/YefM family antitoxin, with protein sequence MQAVNYSHARNNLKSLIEDVDRNFEEYLITTKNDAKAILISVDEYNSMKETLYLLSTPANRERLLESIRQIEAGRFQERELVEE encoded by the coding sequence ATGCAAGCCGTCAACTACTCTCATGCTAGAAACAATCTCAAATCGTTGATTGAGGATGTGGATCGAAATTTCGAGGAGTATCTTATCACTACCAAAAACGATGCCAAGGCGATACTTATTTCGGTGGATGAATACAACAGCATGAAGGAGACGCTCTATTTGCTTTCGACTCCTGCCAACAGGGAGCGTTTGTTGGAGTCGATTCGTCAGATTGAAGCCGGAAGGTTTCAGGAAAGAGAGTTGGTAGAAGAGTGA
- a CDS encoding response regulator transcription factor has translation MEQKDFIRAMKRCTVLYVEDDHELRAYISEFLRRFCKDIYEAENAENAYDLYLRKHPEIILLDINLPGMSGIDFCETIRRKDARTRIIMSTAYTDKDFLLKVVELGLTRYLVKPMTSEELFGAFDKALQELEAIDNRFGAVDLGEGFFYQSKAKCLYKGDETIPLRKKEIQLLDFFIDHQEEVVSYELLEQAVWPDGAMTPNAIRSQIRNLRRKTHDGILENISGIGYRLYRKPAS, from the coding sequence ATGGAGCAAAAAGATTTTATCCGCGCGATGAAGCGCTGTACCGTTCTCTACGTCGAGGACGACCATGAACTCAGAGCCTATATTTCCGAATTTCTGCGCCGCTTCTGCAAAGACATCTACGAAGCCGAAAATGCCGAAAACGCCTATGATCTTTATCTGCGCAAACATCCGGAAATCATCCTGCTCGATATCAATCTGCCCGGCATGAGCGGCATCGATTTCTGCGAAACGATTCGCCGAAAGGATGCCAGAACCCGCATCATCATGTCGACTGCCTACACCGACAAAGATTTTTTGTTGAAGGTCGTCGAACTGGGCCTGACACGCTATCTGGTCAAACCGATGACGAGTGAGGAGCTTTTCGGGGCTTTCGACAAAGCGTTGCAGGAGCTCGAAGCGATCGACAACAGATTCGGAGCGGTCGATCTTGGAGAGGGGTTTTTCTACCAGTCGAAGGCAAAATGCCTTTACAAGGGCGATGAGACGATCCCTCTGCGCAAAAAAGAGATACAGCTGCTCGATTTTTTCATCGATCACCAGGAGGAGGTGGTCTCTTACGAACTTCTCGAACAGGCCGTCTGGCCGGATGGAGCGATGACACCCAATGCGATCCGAAGCCAGATACGGAATCTTCGCAGAAAAACCCATGACGGGATCCTTGAAAACATCAGCGGCATAGGCTACCGCCTCTACAGGAAACCCGCCTCATGA
- the cas7b gene encoding type I-B CRISPR-associated protein Cas7/Csh2, with product MAEKEIAKQAELLFLWDGENWNPNGDILNANAPRYDEVSRRALVSDVRIKRTIRDYLDAKGYEIFVKEEVSGKGLADGKQRVKTVAGAAEDVERAILQKCIDVRAFGGVFPVEKQTNSLTGPMQFKMSKSLHETEIVFVKGTGAFASQAGKENKTFREEYILPYAIFGTYGIVNALAATDTELGEEDVKAVLEGLWMGTKNLISRSKFGQMPRFLLKITYKEPGHYIGALDNLVDLVSNKEARNEIRTIDEYRIDLIRLIEKMDKAADKIAMVEYWYDEALTIEPIPETWQRRDFGI from the coding sequence ATGGCTGAAAAAGAGATTGCAAAGCAAGCGGAACTGCTTTTTTTGTGGGATGGAGAAAACTGGAATCCAAATGGCGACATACTCAATGCCAATGCGCCGAGGTATGATGAGGTCAGCCGTAGAGCATTGGTGAGCGACGTACGGATCAAACGGACGATTCGCGATTATCTGGATGCCAAAGGATATGAGATTTTCGTCAAGGAAGAGGTGAGTGGGAAGGGACTGGCTGACGGAAAACAGCGAGTCAAGACCGTAGCGGGTGCCGCCGAAGACGTTGAGCGTGCCATTTTGCAAAAGTGTATCGATGTGAGAGCTTTTGGTGGAGTCTTTCCCGTTGAAAAGCAGACCAACAGCCTGACCGGTCCCATGCAGTTCAAGATGAGTAAGTCGCTGCATGAGACGGAGATTGTCTTCGTCAAAGGGACGGGAGCGTTCGCCAGTCAGGCGGGCAAAGAGAATAAAACTTTTCGGGAAGAATACATCCTGCCTTATGCGATCTTCGGTACCTACGGCATCGTCAATGCCTTGGCCGCAACGGATACCGAACTCGGCGAAGAGGATGTGAAAGCGGTACTTGAAGGGCTCTGGATGGGGACAAAAAACCTGATCTCTCGGAGCAAATTTGGACAGATGCCCCGTTTCTTGCTCAAAATCACCTATAAAGAACCAGGCCATTACATCGGTGCACTCGATAACCTGGTGGATCTTGTGAGCAACAAGGAGGCGCGAAACGAAATCCGGACCATCGATGAATACCGCATCGATCTCATCCGACTGATTGAAAAGATGGATAAAGCCGCTGACAAAATCGCCATGGTGGAGTATTGGTACGATGAAGCCCTCACGATCGAACCGATACCCGAAACGTGGCAACGCAGGGACTTTGGGATATAG
- the cas5 gene encoding CRISPR-associated protein Cas5 — protein sequence MATQGLWDIAMVLVWRIEADYGHFSHPATNYSSLTYPVPPKTTVMGMLGAIMGVQDYLSFNAMRYAVVVERLEGKRQFCFNGIKDALIELDPSKERNGFRKGRKQFYRELLVSPHYRIYCDLSEVGKDVRDRLLFAMEDGRAYYPLYMGVNFCLASYSFLGIAEGCSIRYDDVMVDSMVPLDVDFELEDGKSYTDVRMATRIANGREFGGFRDYLVETSGRSIRCRDVGVYEVEGSRVIWS from the coding sequence GTGGCAACGCAGGGACTTTGGGATATAGCGATGGTATTGGTTTGGCGTATCGAGGCCGATTATGGTCATTTCAGCCATCCGGCCACGAATTACAGTTCACTCACCTACCCCGTACCGCCCAAGACCACTGTGATGGGAATGCTGGGAGCCATTATGGGGGTGCAAGATTATCTGTCGTTCAATGCCATGAGGTATGCTGTGGTTGTGGAGCGACTGGAGGGGAAACGGCAATTTTGCTTCAATGGTATCAAGGATGCTCTCATTGAGCTCGATCCGTCCAAGGAGCGAAACGGCTTTCGTAAAGGGCGTAAACAGTTTTACCGGGAGCTTCTGGTGTCACCACATTACAGAATCTACTGCGATCTTTCGGAGGTGGGAAAAGATGTCCGCGACCGTCTACTCTTCGCGATGGAAGATGGAAGGGCTTATTATCCTCTCTATATGGGAGTCAACTTCTGTCTTGCCTCCTATTCATTTTTGGGAATTGCTGAGGGGTGTTCGATCCGATATGATGATGTAATGGTGGATTCCATGGTTCCTCTGGATGTCGACTTCGAGTTGGAGGATGGGAAATCCTATACCGATGTGCGGATGGCGACCCGGATCGCAAATGGGCGAGAATTCGGAGGTTTCAGGGATTATTTGGTAGAGACATCAGGCCGTTCGATTCGTTGTCGCGATGTGGGCGTGTACGAAGTGGAAGGTAGCCGTGTTATATGGAGTTGA